Part of the Sulfurirhabdus autotrophica genome, TTGTCGATCGTAGCGACATGCTTTTTAGTTTTAACATTCATGGCATTGGCCCTCTTGAAGAGTGGCTACAAATTGCGTCAATAAAGAGGATATTATGGTTACTCCAGAAAACATCAAAGGTTATATCGAAACTGGCTTGCCTTGTGAATATGTGCAAGTGGCAGGTGATGGTCACCATTTTGAAGCAGTGATCGTCAGTGTTGAATTCAAAGGTAAAAATATGGTGCAGCAGCATCAGCTGGTTTATAAGGCCTTGGGCGACAGAATGAAACAAGAGATTCACGCCCTTTCCATGAAAACGTTGACCCCTGAAGAATGGGCTAATCGTGGATAAGCTGTCAATTCAGGGCGGCATCCCCTTATCTGGCGAAGTCAGGATTTCCGGCGCAAAGAACGCGGCTTTGCCTATACTTTGCGCCAGCATTTTGACGGGTGATGTACTGAAGCTGGGTAATGTGCCCCATTTAAAAGACATTACCACCATGATTGAATTGCTGGTGCAGATGGGGATGAATGTCTCAGTAGACGAAAAAATGGGTGTGGAGTTGCATGCAGCAAAGTTGCCTAATCTGGTTGCGCCTTACGAGCTGGTAAAGACCATGCGCGCTTCCATTCTGGTGCTGGGCCCGATGCTGGCCCGTTTTGGAAAGGCGCGCGTATCCCTTCCGGGCGGGTGTGCCATTGGTCTGCGCCCTGTAGATTTGCATATCAAGGGTTTGCAAGCCATGGGCGCGGAAATTCAGATAGAGCACGGCTATATCGAAGCCAAAGCAAGCCGTTTGAAAGGGGCTCGTTTATTCATGGATCTGGTATCCGTTACGGGTACAGAAAATCTCATGATGGCAGCGGTGCTGGCAGATGGTACAACCGTGATTGAGAACGCAGCGCGCGAGCCTGAAGTGGTGGATCTGGCAAACTGCCTGATTGCCATGGGTGCCAAAATTGAAGGTGCAGGTTCAGATGTGATCACCATTCATGGTGTTGAAAGTTTGCACGGCGCAACGTATAGCGTC contains:
- the murA gene encoding UDP-N-acetylglucosamine 1-carboxyvinyltransferase — translated: MDKLSIQGGIPLSGEVRISGAKNAALPILCASILTGDVLKLGNVPHLKDITTMIELLVQMGMNVSVDEKMGVELHAAKLPNLVAPYELVKTMRASILVLGPMLARFGKARVSLPGGCAIGLRPVDLHIKGLQAMGAEIQIEHGYIEAKASRLKGARLFMDLVSVTGTENLMMAAVLADGTTVIENAAREPEVVDLANCLIAMGAKIEGAGSDVITIHGVESLHGATYSVMPDRIEAGTFLVAAAATGGKIMLKDTRTDIMDAVLEKLREAGAKIEAGEDWISLEMTGRPKAVNVRTAPYPAFPTDMQAQFMVLNVIAEGTAIMTETIFENRFMHVQELQRMGAGIEVEGNAAVVRGVPELSGATVMATDLRASASLVIAGLSAQGETVVDRIYHLDRGYECIEEKLSQLGGRIKRVH
- a CDS encoding BolA family protein gives rise to the protein MVTPENIKGYIETGLPCEYVQVAGDGHHFEAVIVSVEFKGKNMVQQHQLVYKALGDRMKQEIHALSMKTLTPEEWANRG